The Enterococcus sp. 7F3_DIV0205 genome has a window encoding:
- the purL gene encoding phosphoribosylformylglycinamidine synthase subunit PurL yields the protein MMKVKEPTPQEIKSQRIYSGWGLTDEEYRMIEEDILGRMPNYTETGLFSVMWSEHCSYKNSKLVLKKFPTEGPHVLQGPGEGAGIVDIGDGQAVVFKAESHNHPSAVEPYEGAATGVGGIIRDIFSMGARPIAILDSLRFGELTNERTKYLLEEVVAGIGGYGNCIGIPTVGGEVAFDPCYEGNPLVNAMCVGIIDHKNIQKGQAKGVGNTIMYVGAKTGRDGIHGATFASEEFVEGEEQQRSAIQVGDPFMEKLLLEACLELILEHADILVGIQDMGAAGLVSSSAEMASKAGSGLILDLDHVPQRESEMTPYEMMLSESQERMLICVKKGHEAEVIELFQKYELDAVTIGKVTDDGLYRLNHHGIEVANLPVDALAEDAPVYNKARCEPARLKKFERVADFYPDVTDGTETLLNLLQQPTIASKKMIYETYDSQVRTNTVVLPGSDAAVLRVRGTTKALAMTTDCNARYLYLNPEIGGQIAVAEAARNIVASGGKPLAITDCLNYGSPDKPEGFWELWTSADGIAKACEVLETPVISGNVSLYNETNGQAVYPTPVIGMVGLIENLSDVTTQGFKSAGDLIYVLGETKADFNGSELQKMTLGYIEGKLMTFDLAYEKEIQQIVLKAIKLGLIQSAHDCSEGGLGVALAESAFEKGVGFEVKLEMPVSLVFSETQSRFVLSIKLENQTAFEKIMNGHAQLIGKVTDDEMISIETENQTIEVLTQTAKVLWEEAIPCLMK from the coding sequence ATGATGAAAGTGAAAGAGCCTACGCCGCAAGAAATTAAAAGTCAGCGTATTTATAGTGGATGGGGTCTGACAGATGAAGAATATCGTATGATCGAAGAGGATATTTTAGGGCGTATGCCAAACTATACAGAGACAGGGTTATTTTCTGTTATGTGGAGTGAACACTGCTCGTATAAAAACTCAAAGCTAGTCTTAAAAAAATTTCCAACTGAAGGACCCCATGTTTTACAAGGTCCTGGTGAGGGAGCGGGAATCGTTGATATCGGTGATGGTCAAGCAGTTGTTTTTAAAGCAGAAAGTCATAATCATCCCTCTGCAGTTGAACCTTATGAAGGTGCGGCTACAGGTGTTGGCGGTATCATCAGAGATATCTTTAGTATGGGGGCCCGACCAATCGCGATTTTAGATTCACTGCGTTTTGGTGAGTTGACAAATGAACGAACAAAATATTTGTTAGAAGAAGTCGTAGCTGGAATCGGTGGCTATGGCAACTGTATTGGGATTCCAACGGTTGGTGGTGAAGTGGCATTTGATCCTTGCTATGAAGGAAATCCGCTAGTAAATGCGATGTGTGTTGGGATAATTGATCATAAAAATATTCAAAAAGGGCAAGCGAAAGGTGTAGGAAATACCATTATGTATGTCGGTGCGAAAACAGGACGCGACGGTATTCATGGTGCAACTTTTGCTTCTGAAGAGTTTGTCGAAGGGGAAGAGCAACAGCGTTCTGCAATTCAAGTAGGAGACCCTTTTATGGAAAAATTATTACTTGAAGCGTGTTTGGAATTGATTTTAGAGCATGCGGATATTTTGGTTGGAATTCAAGATATGGGTGCTGCAGGATTAGTCTCATCAAGTGCCGAAATGGCTTCTAAAGCAGGATCGGGTTTGATTTTAGATTTGGACCATGTCCCTCAACGTGAATCGGAAATGACACCTTATGAAATGATGCTTTCAGAGTCTCAAGAACGGATGCTGATCTGTGTTAAAAAAGGGCATGAAGCTGAAGTGATAGAACTATTTCAAAAGTACGAATTAGATGCTGTCACGATTGGTAAAGTAACCGATGATGGGCTATATCGGCTGAATCATCATGGTATAGAAGTAGCGAACTTACCAGTCGATGCGTTGGCGGAAGATGCACCAGTTTATAATAAAGCACGCTGTGAACCAGCAAGACTCAAAAAGTTTGAAAGAGTAGCAGATTTTTATCCCGATGTAACTGACGGAACTGAGACATTGCTAAATTTATTACAGCAACCTACAATAGCCTCTAAAAAAATGATTTATGAAACATATGATTCTCAAGTTCGAACGAATACAGTGGTTTTACCAGGAAGTGACGCTGCGGTTTTACGTGTTAGAGGAACGACAAAAGCTTTGGCTATGACGACGGATTGTAATGCTCGTTATCTTTATCTAAATCCAGAAATCGGAGGACAAATAGCAGTGGCAGAAGCTGCAAGAAATATTGTGGCAAGCGGCGGCAAGCCATTGGCAATTACAGACTGCTTAAATTATGGCTCGCCTGATAAACCAGAGGGATTTTGGGAGCTTTGGACATCGGCAGACGGCATTGCTAAAGCCTGTGAAGTCTTAGAAACCCCAGTAATTTCTGGAAACGTTTCTTTATATAATGAAACGAACGGTCAGGCGGTTTATCCTACTCCAGTGATTGGAATGGTCGGCTTGATAGAGAATTTGTCAGATGTTACCACTCAAGGCTTTAAATCTGCTGGAGATTTGATTTATGTATTAGGTGAAACAAAAGCTGATTTTAACGGTAGTGAATTACAAAAAATGACTCTTGGTTATATTGAAGGAAAACTAATGACATTTGACTTAGCCTATGAAAAGGAAATCCAACAAATAGTGTTGAAAGCAATCAAGTTAGGGTTGATTCAAAGTGCTCATGATTGTTCTGAAGGCGGCTTAGGTGTGGCATTAGCTGAATCTGCATTTGAAAAAGGGGTAGGCTTCGAGGTCAAGCTTGAGATGCCAGTTTCACTTGTTTTTTCTGAAACACAGTCGAGGTTTGTGCTATCGATTAAGTTAGAAAATCAAACAGCATTTGAAAAAATAATGAACGGTCATGCACAATTGATTGGCAAAGTAACAGACGATGAGATGATCAGCATAGAAACAGAAAATCAAACGATTGAAGTGTTGACACAAACAGCCAAAGTATTGTGGGAGGAAGCTATTCCATGCCTTATGAAGTGA
- the purF gene encoding amidophosphoribosyltransferase codes for MPYEVKSLNEECGIFGIWGHPDAARVVYFGLHSLQHRGQEGAGIVSNNEGELNGHRGLGLLSEVFKDDRSLTSLRGNSAIGHVRYATAGNGSVDNIQPFLFKFYDGACGLAHNGNLTNAKSLRKELEQTGAIFHSNSDTEILMHLIRRSKKTTFNERLKESLQTVKGGFAYLLMTETAMIAALDPNAFRPLSIGQMKNGAYVIASETCALEVIGAVFVRDVGPGEMIIIDDNGYKIEKYTKDTQYAICSMEYIYFARPDSNIAGINVHTARKNMGKRLAEEAPIEADMVVGVPNSSLSAASGYAEASGIPYEMGLVKNQYIARTFIQPTQELREQGVRMKLSAVRGVVEGKRVIMVDDSIVRGTTSRRIVQLLKDAGAKEVHVRIASPPLRFPCFYGIDIQTRKELIAANHSVAEIEQLIKADSLNFLSEQGLIEAIGLKYDAPYSGLCMAYFNGDYPTPLYDYAERYQASLKEKINFA; via the coding sequence ATGCCTTATGAAGTGAAGAGTTTAAATGAAGAATGTGGCATTTTTGGCATCTGGGGTCATCCTGATGCCGCTAGAGTAGTATATTTTGGATTGCACAGTCTACAACACCGAGGGCAAGAAGGTGCAGGGATCGTGTCGAATAATGAAGGCGAGTTGAATGGTCATCGGGGATTGGGCTTACTTTCTGAAGTATTTAAAGATGATCGTTCTCTAACTTCTTTGAGAGGAAATTCTGCCATTGGTCATGTGCGCTATGCTACTGCAGGAAATGGAAGTGTGGATAATATCCAGCCATTTTTATTCAAGTTTTATGACGGTGCCTGTGGCTTGGCGCACAACGGTAATCTAACCAATGCAAAAAGTTTACGAAAAGAGTTAGAGCAAACTGGCGCAATTTTTCACTCTAATTCGGATACTGAGATTTTAATGCATCTAATTCGACGAAGTAAAAAGACAACATTCAATGAACGTTTAAAAGAGAGTTTGCAGACTGTCAAAGGTGGTTTTGCTTATCTGTTAATGACAGAAACAGCAATGATTGCAGCTCTCGATCCAAATGCTTTTCGCCCTTTATCCATCGGTCAAATGAAAAATGGTGCTTATGTAATTGCGAGTGAAACATGTGCATTAGAAGTGATCGGTGCCGTTTTTGTCCGCGATGTAGGTCCTGGTGAAATGATTATCATTGATGATAATGGCTATAAAATAGAAAAATACACCAAAGATACGCAATATGCCATTTGCTCAATGGAATACATTTATTTTGCCAGACCAGATTCAAATATAGCGGGTATAAATGTACATACAGCTCGAAAAAATATGGGAAAGCGTTTGGCAGAAGAAGCTCCCATCGAAGCTGATATGGTAGTAGGTGTACCTAACTCTTCTCTTTCCGCAGCAAGTGGATATGCTGAAGCGAGTGGTATCCCTTATGAGATGGGGTTAGTGAAAAATCAATATATTGCTCGGACATTTATTCAACCTACGCAAGAATTGAGAGAACAAGGCGTTAGAATGAAACTATCTGCCGTTCGTGGTGTGGTGGAAGGAAAACGAGTGATAATGGTAGATGATTCAATTGTTCGAGGAACGACAAGTCGGCGCATCGTTCAATTACTCAAGGATGCCGGTGCTAAGGAAGTACATGTGCGAATTGCTTCACCTCCGTTAAGATTCCCTTGTTTTTATGGGATTGATATCCAGACTAGAAAAGAATTGATCGCAGCTAATCATTCTGTTGCTGAAATCGAACAGTTGATCAAAGCGGATTCATTAAATTTTTTGAGTGAGCAAGGGTTGATTGAGGCAATTGGACTAAAATACGACGCACCATATTCGGGACTATGTATGGCCTATTTTAATGGAGATTACCCAACACCCTTATATGATTATGCAGAGAGATATCAAGCGTCTTTGAAAGAAAAAATCAACTTTG